The Nocardioides marmorisolisilvae genomic interval ACAGCTCGGGCTCGAACGTCGGAGGCAGCCTCAAGGGCATCCTCGACACGATCAACGGTCTCTACGACCCGGTATCGATCGACTGCAGCACCGACCCGAGCAGGTTGACCGACGACCTGGCCAAGGCGATCGCCTCGGTGAAGCAGATCCAGTGCCAGACCAACGGCGTGAACACCAAGCTGAGCACCGACTTCAGCGGCTTCGAGAAGAACGTCCAGACCTACCAGTCAGACGTGCACAAGCAGCTGGCAGTGGTCAACGACCAGCGCGTCTACAGCGACGACCAGATCAGCCGGCTGTTCGCTGCGGCCAGCGGGGGGCTGGACACCGCTGCGGGCACCATCCGTGCGGAGGGCAAGGCCTCGGTCGACCGCCAGAACGCCCGGCTGAAGAAGGAGTCCGTCGCGTTCGCCAAGACGCTGCAGAGCTCGGTCACGGGTGCGCTCAAGCAGATCGACTCGAGTGTGAACGCCTCCAACCGCGACCTGGCCTCCTCGGAGAAGCTGCTCAGAGGCGACCTGCGCAACGTGCTCGCCGACCTCGGCAGCCGCACCCGCGCGGGCAGCGGCCTGCTCGGCATCATGCAGGCCCAGGCCGCCCAGACGCGTACGTCGGCAGCTCGGCTCGGCCAGGCCGGCGCGCAGGCCAGTCAGTTCGGCAACGTGCGTGGCGCGGACCTGGGTGGCATCTTCCTGCAGCAGGCCCAGCTCCAGCGAGCCCTCGCGCTGCAGGCGAAGCTCCCGGCGTTCGCGACCACGCTGCCCGCGGGCAGCCAGCACGTCACCGTGTTCTCCTTCCACATGAGAGGCGTCCAGTGAACCGAGTCCTCGGTGCGGCCGCCCTGGCCGCAGCACTGGTGCTGCTCAGCGGCTGCGGATCGAGCAGCGGCGATCCGGTCCAGCCGACCGACGTCACGCTCGGCAGCCACCAGATACCCGACGACGTGCAGATCGGCCTGATCGTCACGCTGAAGTCCGCGCCCGGTCAGGGCGCCGAGTGGCTCAGCAGCGCAGCCGGCACCGAGGTGGCGACGTACCAGTACCACCTCGGCGGTCACCGGGTGACGCTCGACGTCGTCGACGACAAGGGCACCCGTTCCGGTGCGCGCAAGGCGGTGCAGACGCTGGTCGGTGAGGGTGTCAGCGGCATCGTCGCGGCCACCTCCGGTCAGCACCTGGTGGGGTCCCTCGACCAGGCGGCCGAGTCCGGCACCGCCGTGCTGCTGCCCTATCAGAGCAACCCGGCGGGCCTGCAGCGCAACGAGTGGCTGACCGGGCCCACCTCGACCCAGCTCGGCGCCACGATGGCCACGATGATCGCCGACAACGGTTGGCAGCACCCCCTGTTGGTGACCTCTGCCGGCCAGCGCGTCGACGGCCTGCCGAACGCGACAGTTCTCAAGGTCTCCTCGCACGCCCAGCCGGCCGCGGTGTTCCGCAAGATCCGAGCCGCCCGCACGTCCGAGGGCGTCGACATCGTGGTGCTCGCCGTCCCCGCCGACCTCCAGGCCGGGGTGGTGAAGGCGGTGCAGAGCGCCAAGCGCGACATCCCGATCCTGCTCGGCCGAGACGCGGTCAGCCCCACCTTCGCCGACACCCTGGTCAAGCTGGGTGGCAGCCTGGCGGGCCAGTTCACCACGGCCGGGCTGGACGCCGGCGACGTGACCGCGGTCGGCGCCGGTGCCTCCGGCGACCGCGCGGCGTCGTTCTTCTCGGCGCTCGGGCTCGCCTCGAGCGACGCGAACACCAAGGACCTGTTCGGGCAGGGGCCGTTCAGCGCCCAGGCCGGCTCCGCCGACATCGCGAGCCACGACGCCGTGGTGGCCCTCGTCGCCGCCGCCACCCAGGCCGGCAGCGCCGCCCCCGGCAAGGTGCTCGCCACTCTCGGCAAGCTCAGGGTCACCGGCAGCGCCGGGCTGGCCGGACCAGACCTCGACTTCACCCGCCAGAGCGCCGTCGCCGACTCCGACGTGCTCCCCATGCACGCCACCATGCAGGACCCCGGCGTCCGGCCCCCAGGTCTCGGCGACCCGACGCAGTTGTTCTGGTTCGCAGTGCCCGGTCCGCAGAGCTGAGCCATGGACGTGACCAGCCGCGCGCTCGGGAGCAACTACCGGCTCGTGTCCCGGATCGGCACCGGCGCGATGGGCGAGGTCTGGCGCGCCGAGGACATCGGCGCGGGCACCGACGTGGCGGCCAAGGTGCTGCGCAGCGAGTTCAGCCACAACCCGGAGATCGTCTCCCGTTTCGTCCAGGAGCGCTCCATCCTGATGGGACTCGACCATCCCGCGATCGTCCGGGTGCGCGATCTGGTCGTCGAGCGCGACCGGCTGGCGATCATCATGGACCTGGTCGACGGGTCGGACCTGCGCGCCGCCCTCCGCGAGGCCGGCACCCTGCCGCCCGCACTCGCCGCGCGGGTGGTGGCCCGGGTGCTCGAGGGCCTCGCAGCGGCGCACTCCCAGGGTGCGCTGCACCGTGACGTCAAGCCCGACAACGTGTTGCTCACCCACGACTGGACGCAACTGCGCCCGGACGCGATCCGGATCTCCGACTTCGGCATCGCCCGGCTCGCCCAGGACTCCACCGTCCAGGCGACCGGCCTGCTCGGCACACCGGAGTACATGCCGCCCGAGCTCTTCGAGCACGGAACGTCGAGCGCCGCGTCCGACGTGTACGCCGCCGGCGTGGTGCTCTACGAGCTGCTCGCCGGCCGCACGCCGTACGCCGGCAGCGGCACGGCGTACACGATCGGCAACCGCGCGGTCACGATGGAGCCGCCCCGGCTCGACCTGCCGGAGTCGCTGCAGCAGCTGCTGGCCAGCCTGCTCGCGAAGGATCCGCGGCGTCGCCTCAAGGCCGGAACCGCTGCCGAGACCCTCGTCGCGCTCGCCGACGACCTGGCCGGGGTCGACGCGCTGCCCGTGCAGCCCATCCCGACCAGCTGGGTGCGCACCCGTTCGTCCGACCTCGCGCACGGCACGATCCGGCCGGCGAGTGCGCCGGCGAGCTTCGACGTCGGTGGCACGAACCTCGACGTCACCTTCGCGCCGGAGACGCAGGCCGCGCAGGCCGGCGGCGAGGTCCGCGCGCTGGTCCCGGGAGCCGGTCCCGACCTGGAGGCAGGCGTCACCAACGTGGGCGCCGTGCCTGCCACCTATCACCCACCCGTGCTCGAGCCGGCGGTCCAGAAGCACGCCGATCGGCCAGAGCGGTCACGGGTTCGCCGCTGGCTGCTGCCCGGCACGATCGTCGTCGTCGTGCTCTGCGTCGTCGGCGGCTTCCTGCTGCTTCGTGGCCACGGCAGCGCCGACGACAAGCACGCCGCGATGACGACCGCCGTGTCGGCGCATCAGCAGGACGACAAGGTCCGCGGCACCGGCCTGCAGGTCAGCCGGGAGGCCAGCTACGACCCGGAGCACCACGAGGTCGAGCTGACCGTCAACCTCACCGCCGACCGGGTCCCGCTCAAGGGCCCGTTCCTCCAGGTGCTGCCGATGCCCGCGGGAAGCACCGAGTGCCCACTGCCGGTCTGGTCGGGAGCAGACAGCCAGCCGAACAACCCGCAGATCACCGGGATCACCGCGCCGTGCGGCTCTGTGCTGACGGTGCCGACCGTCCCGGCCAACGGCACCCGCACGGTCACCGCGAAGATCGCCATGGATCTGACCGGCTCCGACCCACAGCAGCAGCTGGCCAGCTGGCTGGACCGGACCGGGTCCCTCACGTCCTCCGCACTGAGTGACACCGGCAAGAACGACACCTGGTTCGCCAGCCAGCGCCTCCAGGACATCGAGGTGGTCGCGCCCGCTGCGGTGTCGGTGCACGCCCGCCAGCTGCGGGTGGTGCTCTACCCGGTCTGGCCGACCGGCGTCGACCGGATCCACCCGATGTTCAACAGCGCGATCGGGCGGTCCTCGCAACTGCTCGACCAGGCGGCAGGCGGCCTGCGCAACCTCAGCCTCTTCGACCGCTGCCACACGGCTGTGTCGGTCAACCGCGACCGCAGCATCTCGGTGCTGCACCAGACCGACCGCTGCACGATCGTGGTCAACGTCGGTAACCTCACCGGGCTGACCAGCACGCCCTTCCAGATCACCGACGCCGGCAGCTAGGGGGTGTCCGCCCGTGCGCATCTCGCTCACTGTCGAGACCGCTGAGCAGTCCGCCGACGTCCTGGTCGACTGCGACGACCAGACCACCGCGGCCGACCTCGCCGACGCCCTGTCGGGTGCGGTCGGTGCCTCGGGTGCCGAGCTCGTGGTGGGTGAGGACCCGGCCACTCCGTCCGCCCGGGTGGCCGAGCTCGGACTGCTCGACGGGCACCGGGTCGGGCTGGGCCACAAGGTCGAACCGCCACCGGGAGTCGAGACCAGAGGCTGGCAGCTGCACGTCGTCTCCGGGCCCGATGCGGGGGCGGTGTTCGCCCTCCCCGTCGGCGACCACGACGTCGGCCGCAGCGGTGTGGTGTCCTTCCTCGACCACGCGATGTCACGCCGACACTGCCGGATCACGGTGAGCACGAACGGCGCCACGATCACCGACCTGGGCTCGAGCAACGGCACCCGCCTCGACGGCGCCCTGCTGGAGGCGCAGCGGCCGCACCCCGTCGAGCTGGGCCAGATGATCGGCATCGGGCACTCGGTCGTGACGCTGCGACCCGCCCGAGCCACCGACGCGGTGATCGAGGCGGCCGAGCCCGGGCACGCGCACTTCCTCCGTCAGCCGCGGATGCTGCCGCCACGCACCACCCTCGAGGTGAAGGTGCCGGCGGCACCAGGGGACAAGCCGCGCCGTCGGATCCCGATGGTCGCGATGCTGATCCCACTGGCGATGGGGGTCCTGATGGCGTGGCTGATGAGCTCGCCGACGTACCTGCTCTTCGCGCTGATGAGCCCCGCGATGATGATCGGCAATCTCGTCTCCGACATGCGCGGCGGGGCCAAGGACCATCGCGCCCGGGTGGAGAAGTACCACCGTGACCTCGAGGCCAGCCAGCAGCAGCTGGCCGCAGCCGTGCACACCGAGCAGAACCGGTTGCGCTCAGAGCTTCCGGACGCTGCCGACACCTTCCTGACCTGCGTGCTGCCCGGACGCAGGCTCTGGGAACGCCGCCCCTACGACGTGGACGCGCTCACCCTGCGGGTCGGCACCGCCGACCTGCCCTCGACCGTGCAGCTCGTCGGCGGCACCTTCGACACCCAGGTCGACCAGTCCGAGCACCGTCTGCACTGCGTCCCGGTCGCCGTCGACCTCAAGAGGGCCGGCGTCATCGGCGTCGCCGCGCCGCACGACACGGTGGTATCCACGCTGCGCTGGTTGACTGTCCAGCTGTGCGCCTTCCACCCGACGCGCGACCTGGCCGTCACGGTGCTGACCAGCCGCGCCGAGGACCACTGGCGCTGGGTGCGCTGGCTGCCGCACCTGCGGCCGGGCACGGTCGAGGGCAGCACGGCGTACGTCGGCAACGACCCGGACTCGGTCTCGGCCCAGGTCTCCGCCCTGATCGGCCTGCTCACTGCCCGCAAGCAGGCGATGCAGGGGGGCCACGGGGTCAAGGCGGACAGCTTCCCCGCGCACGTGCTGGTGGTGCACGGCTACCGTCAGGTGCGCACCACGCTCGGGCTGGCACAGCTCCTCGACGAGGGGCCGAGCGTCGGGATCTACGCGATCTGTGCCGATGAGGACGAGCGGCTGCTCCCGGAGCGGTGCACCTCCACCATCGTCGCGGACCCGACCCGCCCCGACTTCGGAACCCTCCGGCGCACCGGCGAGTCCGACGTGGTCGACGTCCTGCTCGAAGGGGTGGCGGCCCCCTGGTGCGAGCGGGTCGCCCGGTCCCTGGCGCCCCTGGTGGATGTCGGGGCCGACCAGGGCGAGACCATGCTTCCCGACAGCGCCCGACTGCTCGAGGTCGTCGGCTTCGATCCGCCGCAGGCCGGGGCGATCCGCGCCCGGTGGGCGCTGGAGCCGCGGAGCACCGCGATGACGATCGGGGTCGGCCTCGACGGACCCTTCACCTTGGACCTGCGCCGCGACGGTCCGCACGGACTGATCGCGGGAACGACCGGCTCGGGGAAGACCGAGCTGCTCCAGACGATGATCGCCTCGCTGGCCCTGGTGAACCGTCCCGACGAGCTCAACTTCGTGCTCGTCGACTACAAGGGCGACAGCGCGTTCAAGGACTGCGTCAACCTCCCCCACACGGTCGGCAAGGTCAACGACCTCGACCCGCACCTGGTCGAGCGCGCGCTGGAGTCGCTGTCCGCCGAGTT includes:
- a CDS encoding serine/threonine-protein kinase; translated protein: MDVTSRALGSNYRLVSRIGTGAMGEVWRAEDIGAGTDVAAKVLRSEFSHNPEIVSRFVQERSILMGLDHPAIVRVRDLVVERDRLAIIMDLVDGSDLRAALREAGTLPPALAARVVARVLEGLAAAHSQGALHRDVKPDNVLLTHDWTQLRPDAIRISDFGIARLAQDSTVQATGLLGTPEYMPPELFEHGTSSAASDVYAAGVVLYELLAGRTPYAGSGTAYTIGNRAVTMEPPRLDLPESLQQLLASLLAKDPRRRLKAGTAAETLVALADDLAGVDALPVQPIPTSWVRTRSSDLAHGTIRPASAPASFDVGGTNLDVTFAPETQAAQAGGEVRALVPGAGPDLEAGVTNVGAVPATYHPPVLEPAVQKHADRPERSRVRRWLLPGTIVVVVLCVVGGFLLLRGHGSADDKHAAMTTAVSAHQQDDKVRGTGLQVSREASYDPEHHEVELTVNLTADRVPLKGPFLQVLPMPAGSTECPLPVWSGADSQPNNPQITGITAPCGSVLTVPTVPANGTRTVTAKIAMDLTGSDPQQQLASWLDRTGSLTSSALSDTGKNDTWFASQRLQDIEVVAPAAVSVHARQLRVVLYPVWPTGVDRIHPMFNSAIGRSSQLLDQAAGGLRNLSLFDRCHTAVSVNRDRSISVLHQTDRCTIVVNVGNLTGLTSTPFQITDAGS
- a CDS encoding type 1 periplasmic-binding domain-containing protein, whose amino-acid sequence is MNRVLGAAALAAALVLLSGCGSSSGDPVQPTDVTLGSHQIPDDVQIGLIVTLKSAPGQGAEWLSSAAGTEVATYQYHLGGHRVTLDVVDDKGTRSGARKAVQTLVGEGVSGIVAATSGQHLVGSLDQAAESGTAVLLPYQSNPAGLQRNEWLTGPTSTQLGATMATMIADNGWQHPLLVTSAGQRVDGLPNATVLKVSSHAQPAAVFRKIRAARTSEGVDIVVLAVPADLQAGVVKAVQSAKRDIPILLGRDAVSPTFADTLVKLGGSLAGQFTTAGLDAGDVTAVGAGASGDRAASFFSALGLASSDANTKDLFGQGPFSAQAGSADIASHDAVVALVAAATQAGSAAPGKVLATLGKLRVTGSAGLAGPDLDFTRQSAVADSDVLPMHATMQDPGVRPPGLGDPTQLFWFAVPGPQS